One genomic segment of Styela clava chromosome 3, kaStyClav1.hap1.2, whole genome shotgun sequence includes these proteins:
- the LOC120342236 gene encoding uncharacterized protein LOC120342236, whose translation MLRFLMKIFRRSSKKGSKKKIKDKTQNNNLISRKRRGNILKRKVIVSNDLYEPYLPITDEKQNSNVTSQSTYDDVIFNEPTYDDVQIYDEINSDAIYEVAYFGKFRRRSASAGEISRDITEEMYNHLLNLNEKRKNDLYDTLQRDNDVPENMLRKRSLRNNNSTYYLLSRSTSHAMNETLLDSELRRIRRTNDFNKLMALYNQEKTERTPRRDRKPGGHLEIVKPSISVKEAVNRFKNVSNSEGTKKLTSEELRNRRIAKRSTPRLEVVSEKDKSDSYKKISDTSTPNIVVTREEKKEELYAKPDKSFKNAGKTDNFPVIKVTTPVTKLTQKDESKLKTKYVPKGKQLSSVKSFNNGTNVKALSAQFNENSVSQSKSFSHKSTLNNNDESPSCAQDVTKERKKVRFAGEKKNELSESFLFNTMKTRLNSVR comes from the exons ATGCTACGTTTTCT AATGAAAATCTTCCGTAGGAGCAGTAAAAAAGGAagcaaaaagaaaataaaagataaaactcagaataacAATTTAATATCTAGAAAAAGAAGAGGGAATATTTTGAAACGCAAAGTCATAGTTTCCAACGACCTTTACGAGCCTTATCTACCAATCACTGACGAGAAACAAAATTCCAATGTGACATCACAGAGCACATATGATGATGTCATATTCAATGAACCCACTTATGATGACGTTCAAATATATGACGAAATAAACAGTGACGCAATTTATGAAGTGgcttattttggaaaatttagaAGAAGATCGGCAAGCGCGGGGGAAATATCACGTGACATAACGGAAGAAATGTACAaccatttgttaaatttgaatgAGAAACGAAAAAACGATCTTTATGACACGTTACAAAGAGACAATGACGTACCAGAAAATATGTTACGTAAGCGTTCATTGAGAAACAACAATAGCACTTACTATTTGCTATCGCGATCGACCTCCCATGCGATGAATGAAACACTACTTGATTCTGAATTACGTCGTATTAGACGGACTAATGATTTTAATAAGCTAATGGCTTTGTATAATCAAGAAAAGACTGAACGAACTCCAAGACGAGATAGAAAACCTGGAGGCCATCTTGAAATAGTCAAACCATCTATATCAGTAAAAGAAGCTGtgaatagatttaaaaatgtTAGCAATTCTGAAGGAACTAAGAAACTAACGAGTGAAGAGTTGCGAAACAGAAGAATAGCGAAAAGGTCAACACCTAGACTAGAAGTGGTTTCCGAGAAGGATAAATCCGACTCCTATAAAAAGATTTCTGATACATCGACACCAAACATTGTTGTAACCCGTGAGGAGAAAAAAGAAGAATTATATGCCAAGCCAGATAAATCCTTCAAAAACGCAGGGAAAACAGACAATTTTCCTGTCATAAAAGTCACAACACCAGTCAcaaaattgacacaaaaagacGAGTCAAAGCTTAAAACTAAATACGTACCCAAGGGAAAACAATTAAGCAGCGTCAAATCTTTTAACAATGGTACCAACGTGAAGGCGCTGAGTGCCCAATTCAATGAGAATTCGGTTTCTCAGAGTAAATCATTTTCACACAAGAGCACTCTCAATAACAACGACGAGTCTCCTTCATGTGCACAAGATGTCACCAAAGAGCGCAAAAAAGTGAGATTTGCAGGTGAAAAGAAAAACGAACTTTCTGAAAGTTTTCTGTTCAATACTATGAAGACTCGACTGAATTCCGTTAGATGA